The DNA sequence TGTTGCGCGCGATTGAATCGATGGATCTCGTCAACGAACAAGATGGTGCCACGGCCACGATCGCGACGATCCTGCGCTTCCGCCACGATCTCGCGCACCCGCGCGACGCCGTCGCTCACCGCCGAGAAACTCACGAACTGGGCGTCCACACTCTGCGCCAGCAACCGAGCGAGGGTCGTCTTGCCCACGCCCGGTGGGCCCCAGAAGACCATCGAATCCACCACACCGCGCGCGAGCGCTTCGCGGAGCGGCATCCCCGGCGCGAGGAGATGCTTTTGCCCGAGGTACTCCTCGAGCGTACGCGGACGCAGCCGCGCCGCCAACGGCTCGGGCACCCGCGAGGAGAAGAGCGAGGGTCCCGTCGGACGCGTGGGCTTACTCATTCGACCACCGCCATCAGCCCCAGCCGCTCGGCGAACGATTCCAGCGCCGCGACCAGCGGCGTACGTGCATCCGCATCACCTGGGCGCGACTGCGCCGCGTGATCCGCCACGGTCCCCCACGTCGGTGCGGGCACCGTGTCGCGTTGGACCAGGCCGAGGGCCTCGCAGAGAAAGGGCCAGCGCGGCGTCGTGGCATACACGACCAGCAGCAGAGCGGGCGCCAGCACCAGCTGATCCGTGGCGGTGGCCATACTCAACTCCACCTCACCGTACGCGGCCAGCGGCAGCCGGATGCGGCTCACCGCATCACGCACGTCGGTGAGGGGGATCCGGGCACCAGCCCATCGGCGGGCACTTCGGTGGTCATGCACGAAGACGTCCACCGTGTCGTCGTCGACGCTGGCCAGATGCGCGGCAAGCGCGTGCAAATGCTCGACGATGCGCTCGGCCGGCGCCCACGCCTGGATGCAGTGCATACCGGCGTGCATGCCACACACGAACCACTCCGGACGCACCGCAAAGCGCGCGAGCTCCACCGATCCGGCCTCGAGCGCGGTCATCCCGCGGTCCGCTGCAGGATCTGGACCTGCGCGAGCAGCCGCTCGGGCGCATTCCGCGCCGGGTCCTCGACCACCCAGTCCACCAGCTGCTGGAGTATCCGGCCGAGCGCCGGCCCGGGACCGACGCCGGCGCGCCGGAGGTCGTCACCGTCGACGGCCAAGTCCGCGATCTCGATGGGATCGCGGAAGGCAATCGCCGTCAAACGTCGATAGAGCGTGCGCACGAGGGCCGGCGGGATGGCGGCATCGTGCGCCCACCGGGCTGCGGCCAGTCGAACGAAGCCGGCCACACGCAGGCGTCCCACCGACGCGGCGAGCCGGCGCAGGGCCGCATCGTCGGGAAGTTGCTGCGTGCGAAGACGCTGTGTGAGCTCCGCTCCGTGCCGATCCCACCGCTCGACGAGACTCGACACCACCGTGATCTGCTGGTTGGAGAAACGCAGGGCGCGCAGGGCCGCCTCGGCGTCGCGGCCGTTGAGCGCGCTGAAGAGCGCGGCGATCCGCAGTGGCAGGCGCAGCGGCCGCGCCGGCAGCGTTGGCCGCGGCAGCGCATCGATGGCCGCGAGATCCCCGTCGGTCACCGCAGCGAGCGCCGGGATGAGCGCGGTGAAGGCGCCGGCGTCGCGCCATCGCGCAAAGGCCACCGAGGGCGCCGGCGCCTGTTCCATGGTCTTCTCGAGTTCCTGCTTCACGCGCTCCGGCGAGAGCCGGGTCAGGAACGGCGCGCTGGCCACGATCGCCGCCCACGTGTGGTCGTCGAGGGAGAAACCGAACCGCGACGCGAACCGGATGGCCCGCAGGGCCCGCAACCGATCCTCGCGCATGCGTTCGTCCGCGACGCCCACCGCGCGCACGACCCCGCGCGCGAGGTCGCCCTGCCCGTCGAACGGATCGCGCAGCGTCTTCGCGATGGGATCGTACGCGATGGCGTTGATGGTGAAGTCACGCCGTGCCAGATCCTCATCGAGCGACGCGCCGAATGCGACTACCGCGTGGCGTCCGTCGGTCTGGACATCGTGGCGAAAGGTCGTGACCTCATGCATGCGGCCGTCGCGATCGAGCACGCCAATCGTCCCGAATTCGATCCCCACCGGTACGGTGCGGCGAAACAGCTTGCGGACCTCCGTTGGCGTGGCCGACGTGGCCAGGTCCCAGTCGAGATGGGCCAGCCCCAGCAAGGCATCGCGCACGGCTCCGCCCACGCACCAGGCCTCGAATCCCGCGTCCTGTAAGGTCCGCGCGATCTCGATGACGGTGCCCGGCGGCCGCAGGGCGCGCGCCTGGCTGTCGGTCAGCCGCAGAGCACGCTCCCGCCGTTCACGTTCAGGATCTCCCCGGTCACGTGACGGGCCAAGGGACTCGCCAGGAAGAGCACCGGCCCCGCGATGTCCATCGGGGAGGCGACCCGGCCCAGCGGGATGTTCGCGGCAATGCGCTCCACGCCCTCGCCGGCGAAGGGGCGTGCCACCGCTTCGGTATCCACCCAACCCGGCGCGACGCTATTCACCGTGATGTCACGCGGGCCGACCTCCACCGCCATCGACTTCACGAACGAGATCATGGCGCCCTTGGACGCGGCGTAATCGGCGTGCCCGGCCTCCCCACGCTGCCCGGCGGTACTCGAGATGAAGATCAGCCGACCACCATTCGGCATGTGGCGGATCGCTGCGCGGGCGCCAAAGAACATCCCGTCCACGTTCGTGGCCAGCGTCTGGCGCCAGCGATCATCATCGAGGTCGCGCACGGACACCGGGATGTCCGGCCAGATACCCGAATTGCCGACGAAGATGTCCACGCGGCCGAACTGCGCGACGGCCTCCTGCACAAAGGCGTCATTGGCCGAGCGGGTCGACAGGTCTCCCTTGTACGCAAAGCCGCGCCGACCGGCGGCACCGATCTCCGCCAGCACGGCGTCCGCTTCGGCGTCGCGCGAACGGTACGCGATCCCCACGTCGCAGCCAGCCTGGGCCAGCAGGCGCGCACACGCCGCGCCAATGCCGCGGGCGCCGCCGGTGACGAGCGCGACCTTTCCCGAGAGGTTGATCATAGCGTGGCCTCGATGGCATCACAGATGGCGTGCTGAATGCACAAGTGGAGTTCCTGCGCCCGATCGGTGCGCGTCGTGGGCACGACGAGACACAGGTCCGCCTTTGCCTTCAGGGCACCGCCATCCTTGGCCGACAACGCGAGCACCGCGACGCCTTTCTCGCGCGCCGCATCGGCCGCGAGCAGCACATTCGGCGAATTGCCGCTCGTGGAGTGGATGACCAGCAGGTCGCCAACTCTTGCCAGCGCTTGCACTTGGCGTTCGAAGATGTGATCGAACCCGAAGTCATTCCCGGTCGCGGTCAGCAGCGAGGAGTCGGTCGTCAGGGCCACCGCCGGATACGGACGACGATTCCGCATGTACCGCACGACGTACTCGGTGGCGAGGTGCTGCGCATCGGCAGCCGACCCGCCATTGCCGCAGAAGAAGATCGTACCGCCGCGGGCCACGGTGGCCTGCACCATCGCCAGCGCGGCGCCCAGATCCTGCTCGAGCTGCGCGGCGGTGCGGGTGGCGGTGTCTGCCAGTTCGCGCAGGGCGCCAAGGATTGGCGCGACCGCGGTCGGATCGTGTGAGGTCGTCATCGGAAATCGTCAGGGAAAGGCGACGGCCGCCGGCACCTGGGCATCAGCCGCGGCCGAACCACTTCTTCACGGCGCCGAGCACACCGCGCTTGAGCGGCGGCACCGGCATCGGGTCTTCGTCGTGCAACACCGCCTCGGCATTGGCGTGCAGCAACAGTTCCGCCTGCTCCGCCCCGCCGCGCTCCAGGAGCCAGTCGCGCGCCGCCCCCAGTGAGCGGTGATCGCCGTGATTGTCCGAAGCGAGGATATCGATGAGCCCCTCGGCGAGCATGTCGCGCGCGAGCTCGGACGGCACGCCGCGGCCCATCAGGACCGAGGCATCCGTCTGGATCACCACCCCGATCTTGCGCCACTCGCGGACGAGCTCGAGGGTGCAACCGAAGTACCGCTCCGGATGCGCCAGCATGGGGGTGCGCCCCATGCGGGTAATCCGCCGCAGTTCGTTGGTCGCGCCCGGCGGCAGACCGCCACGGGTGAACTCCACGAGGAGGGCACGCGACCCCTCCAGTGCGAGATACGGCGCCGTGAGATCCACGCCCGGCGAATCGAGCATGATCTCCCAGCCAAGCTTGAGCGTGATGCCCTTCGGCGCGCGCGCCTTGAGCTCGTCGAAGAGCGCGCGATGACTTTCCCAGGGCGCGTTCGCCGCCTGACTCGCATTCAAGTGCGGCGTGCAGACGAGCACCTCAACGCCTTGTCCGACAAAGCGTTCGAGTACGGGAAGCGAGACGTCGAATGAAGGGGACCCATCATCGACGCCTGGCAGCAGGTGCGTGTGCACGTCGATCATGTCAGCACCCTCGCCGGAGGTGAATCACCCCCGCATGGCTCCGGGAATCGCGGCAATCCGGGCCATCGCTCGGGCCGCGCGGGCTTCCATCTGCGACGGATCGTCGGCCGCTGCTTGAAAGGCGTAGGTCACGAGCGAGTCCACGGCGAGCAGGTCGAGGGCGGTATCGCGCGAGGTGGAGCCACTCGCCAGCAGGGCATCCAGCAGCTGCTCACCGGCCTCGAGACACGCCTCCGGCACGTCGACCACGGGGCGCGCGACCGCGGGCGCCAGCAGATCCCGGAGCCGCGCGTGCAGCGCCGTGGGCGGCGCGGGCTCGATCCGATCGATCCACTCGCCCACG is a window from the Gemmatimonadaceae bacterium genome containing:
- a CDS encoding glucose 1-dehydrogenase, which gives rise to MINLSGKVALVTGGARGIGAACARLLAQAGCDVGIAYRSRDAEADAVLAEIGAAGRRGFAYKGDLSTRSANDAFVQEAVAQFGRVDIFVGNSGIWPDIPVSVRDLDDDRWRQTLATNVDGMFFGARAAIRHMPNGGRLIFISSTAGQRGEAGHADYAASKGAMISFVKSMAVEVGPRDITVNSVAPGWVDTEAVARPFAGEGVERIAANIPLGRVASPMDIAGPVLFLASPLARHVTGEILNVNGGSVLCG
- a CDS encoding SIS domain-containing protein, which gives rise to MTTSHDPTAVAPILGALRELADTATRTAAQLEQDLGAALAMVQATVARGGTIFFCGNGGSAADAQHLATEYVVRYMRNRRPYPAVALTTDSSLLTATGNDFGFDHIFERQVQALARVGDLLVIHSTSGNSPNVLLAADAAREKGVAVLALSAKDGGALKAKADLCLVVPTTRTDRAQELHLCIQHAICDAIEATL